A single window of Anaerolineae bacterium DNA harbors:
- a CDS encoding amidohydrolase family protein, whose product MRPRSPLVDAHAHLEAEPDYPESLLRTCDRLGIERVCLSGLGPAFDMAGNEQVRQAVQAHPDRFIGFRYLRLGQHRPQDVDLAVEEGFRGLKFTIPLRSYDDEAYFPVYERAQAYSLPCLFHCGIVTTRHYLGGVSSARMRPVHLDTIAHEFPQLSLICAHLGMPWYEEAAAVARILPNVYVDLSGSPRGWRVQKDIEFFRSLFYWPEAWRKVLWGSDVHYTDLEAALRRDRALVEAVDLPQDQRDAYFGGTLLSLLPAC is encoded by the coding sequence GTGAGGCCCAGATCGCCTCTGGTTGACGCCCACGCTCACCTGGAGGCCGAGCCCGACTACCCCGAGTCCCTGCTCCGCACCTGCGACCGGCTCGGCATCGAGCGGGTCTGCCTCAGCGGCCTGGGCCCCGCCTTTGACATGGCCGGCAACGAGCAGGTGAGGCAGGCGGTGCAGGCGCACCCGGACCGGTTCATCGGCTTTCGTTACCTGAGGCTGGGTCAGCATCGCCCCCAGGACGTGGACTTGGCGGTGGAGGAGGGGTTCCGCGGCCTCAAGTTTACCATCCCCCTGCGTTCGTACGACGACGAGGCCTACTTCCCCGTCTACGAGCGGGCCCAGGCGTACAGCCTCCCCTGCCTCTTCCACTGCGGTATCGTGACTACCCGGCACTACCTTGGCGGGGTGTCTTCGGCCCGGATGCGGCCCGTCCACCTGGACACCATCGCCCACGAGTTCCCCCAGCTCAGCCTGATCTGCGCCCACCTGGGCATGCCCTGGTACGAGGAAGCGGCCGCCGTCGCCCGTATCCTGCCCAACGTCTACGTCGACCTGAGTGGGTCGCCCCGGGGGTGGAGGGTACAGAAGGACATCGAGTTCTTTCGGAGCCTGTTCTACTGGCCCGAAGCCTGGCGCAAGGTCCTCTGGGGCTCGGACGTGCACTACACCGACCTGGAGGCGGCCCTCCGGCGCGACCGGGCCCTGGTGGAGGCCGTGGATCTGCCCCAGGACCAGCGGGATGCCTACTTCGGTGGTACCCTGCTATCATTGCTTCCAGCGTGTTAG
- a CDS encoding MBL fold metallo-hydrolase: MSQPSMLLRFLGSGAAESFPAPFCTCHNCQVARRNGGRDIRRRSALLVNDDLLIDFGPDVFQALQEFGLDATNVRTLIITHGHSDHLAADSFIYRTPGFRQATELPLLEVYAPADALDAVLQLMGASLESARLRLLPVTAGDEVRSNGYSILALPAAHGGAEYECVTYLVERDGARLLYATDTGPFPEGAWDILARYPPALAIVDATMGHLSGGSHMGIEQVKTTVARLRELAGPQMRAIAHHFSHQANPSHDELTRIYGADDIGVAYDGMLVEVG; encoded by the coding sequence ATGAGCCAGCCGTCCATGCTCCTCCGCTTCCTGGGCAGCGGCGCCGCCGAGTCGTTCCCGGCGCCTTTCTGCACCTGCCACAACTGCCAGGTGGCCCGACGCAACGGCGGGCGCGACATCCGCCGGCGCAGTGCCCTCCTGGTCAACGATGATCTGCTCATCGACTTCGGCCCCGACGTGTTCCAGGCCTTGCAGGAGTTCGGCCTGGACGCCACCAACGTGCGCACCCTCATCATCACCCACGGGCACTCGGATCACCTGGCTGCGGATTCCTTTATCTACCGCACCCCTGGCTTCCGCCAGGCGACCGAGCTCCCCTTGCTAGAGGTCTACGCACCCGCCGACGCCCTGGATGCAGTGCTTCAGTTGATGGGGGCTTCCCTGGAGTCGGCCCGCCTGCGGCTCCTGCCTGTCACGGCCGGCGACGAGGTGCGTAGCAACGGTTACAGCATCCTTGCCCTTCCGGCGGCCCACGGCGGCGCCGAGTATGAGTGCGTCACTTACTTGGTGGAGCGCGACGGCGCCCGACTCCTCTACGCCACCGACACCGGGCCCTTCCCGGAGGGCGCCTGGGATATCCTGGCCCGATACCCGCCGGCACTGGCTATCGTTGATGCCACCATGGGGCACCTATCCGGCGGCAGCCACATGGGCATCGAACAGGTCAAAACCACGGTGGCCCGGCTGCGAGAACTGGCCGGACCCCAGATGCGGGCCATCGCCCACCATTTCTCGCACCAGGCCAACCCCAGCCACGACGAGCTGACCCGCATCTACGGCGCCGACGACATCGGCGTCGCCTACGATGGCATGCTGGTTGAGGTGGGATAG
- a CDS encoding Gfo/Idh/MocA family oxidoreductase, with the protein MSRGELGVCIVGAGMMGRNHARAWSAVEGARLVAVADVDLRRAQSLAQEYGIEHAYQDYRQALESPAVQVVSVCVPAHYHPEVTLFAAERGKHVLCEKPIALTTERAQAMIAAARRNDVRLGIGFQLRQLRSTGDIVRLMGEGAIGRPAMWVYTFTMPIRPKVAMHDMLTGNGGPVVDFCPHRFDLWRLAFDSEPVQVEAQALTLAQGRPELAGLKQLAPDTVSLLVRYASGDVGALSISWGLPPGVSGGSFAEVWGPKGLMRPDLDSVRLLTEGGEEATLGPYGEDVMVEAMRHQAEAFAQAVRTGGSPTATGEDGLAALRVSLAALRSAEAGQPVDPRSV; encoded by the coding sequence ATGTCACGGGGTGAACTAGGAGTGTGTATAGTCGGGGCCGGCATGATGGGGCGCAACCACGCCCGCGCCTGGTCCGCAGTGGAGGGGGCGCGGCTGGTCGCCGTAGCCGACGTGGACCTGCGGCGGGCCCAGAGCCTGGCCCAGGAGTACGGCATCGAGCACGCTTACCAGGACTACCGCCAGGCCCTGGAGAGCCCCGCTGTGCAGGTGGTATCCGTGTGCGTGCCGGCACACTACCACCCGGAGGTGACGCTTTTCGCGGCTGAGAGGGGCAAGCACGTCCTGTGCGAAAAGCCCATCGCCCTGACCACGGAGCGGGCCCAGGCCATGATCGCCGCAGCCCGCAGGAACGACGTGCGGCTGGGGATCGGGTTCCAGTTGCGGCAACTCCGGTCCACCGGCGACATCGTGCGACTGATGGGTGAAGGGGCGATCGGGCGGCCGGCCATGTGGGTGTACACCTTCACCATGCCCATCCGCCCCAAGGTGGCCATGCACGATATGCTCACCGGCAACGGCGGGCCGGTGGTGGACTTCTGCCCCCACCGCTTCGACCTTTGGCGCCTGGCGTTCGACTCCGAGCCGGTGCAGGTGGAGGCGCAGGCCCTCACTCTGGCCCAGGGCCGGCCGGAGCTGGCCGGGCTGAAGCAGCTGGCCCCGGACACCGTGTCCCTCCTGGTGCGCTATGCCTCCGGCGACGTGGGGGCGCTCAGCATCAGCTGGGGGCTGCCGCCGGGAGTGAGCGGCGGGTCGTTCGCCGAGGTATGGGGGCCCAAGGGCCTGATGCGCCCCGACCTCGACAGCGTGCGCCTGTTGACCGAGGGTGGCGAGGAAGCTACATTGGGCCCGTACGGCGAGGACGTAATGGTGGAAGCCATGCGCCATCAGGCGGAAGCCTTCGCCCAGGCAGTTCGAACTGGTGGATCGCCCACGGCCACGGGCGAGGACGGCCTCGCCGCACTGCGAGTCTCGCTCGCCGCGCTTCGCTCGGCGGAGGCGGGCCAACCTGTTGATCCGAGGTCAGTGTGA
- a CDS encoding glucosamine-6-phosphate isomerase — protein MLRSPTAIPPEELGRGSRIALEIVDTDVDLYHHMAWTMLDALRANNTAGRPTVFIVPVGPVGQYRRFAALCNRYDVSCRDLYLFNMDEYLQDDGTYVPEDHPLSFRGFMEREYRMRIREDLRPAPDHVIFPDPARPQSAAERMAELGGVEICFGGVGINGHIAFNEPPEPGETVTNEEFRERPTRVLPLARESRTINAHTAGGGDLQVVPRLAITLGMRELLAARKLRFYLNRPWQRAVVRRILHGPVTAALPASFLQEHDDARLVITREVSELPVARLA, from the coding sequence ATGCTGCGATCCCCTACCGCCATCCCGCCCGAGGAACTGGGGCGGGGCAGTCGTATCGCCTTGGAGATCGTGGACACCGACGTAGATCTCTACCACCACATGGCCTGGACCATGCTCGACGCCTTGCGGGCGAACAACACCGCCGGCCGACCTACCGTATTCATCGTCCCGGTTGGCCCCGTGGGGCAGTATCGCCGTTTCGCCGCCCTGTGCAACCGCTACGATGTCTCCTGCCGGGACCTGTATCTGTTCAACATGGACGAGTACCTCCAGGACGACGGCACCTACGTGCCCGAGGATCACCCCCTCAGCTTTCGGGGCTTCATGGAGCGCGAATACCGGATGCGGATCCGGGAAGACCTCCGGCCAGCGCCCGACCACGTCATCTTCCCCGACCCCGCCCGTCCCCAGTCGGCCGCGGAACGGATGGCCGAGCTGGGCGGGGTGGAGATCTGCTTCGGCGGGGTAGGCATCAACGGCCACATCGCCTTCAACGAGCCGCCCGAACCGGGGGAGACGGTGACCAACGAGGAGTTCAGGGAGCGGCCCACCCGGGTGCTGCCCCTGGCTCGAGAAAGCCGCACCATCAACGCCCACACCGCTGGTGGAGGCGACCTGCAGGTCGTCCCTCGCCTGGCCATCACCCTGGGTATGAGAGAGCTCCTGGCCGCCCGCAAGCTGCGGTTCTACCTGAACCGACCGTGGCAGAGAGCAGTGGTGCGGCGCATCCTGCACGGCCCCGTCACCGCCGCTCTACCGGCATCCTTCCTTCAGGAGCATGACGACGCCCGGCTGGTGATCACCCGGGAGGTGTCGGAGTTGCCCGTAGCGAGGCTGGCGTGA
- a CDS encoding DUF58 domain-containing protein, translating into MIGAFWWTLLLLLYLLSAVTRDARLFLFALMLTAAASVSALWARYSLSELRYSRRFARRRLEFGEETELTLDIYNAKPLPLPWVLISDQYPDGVELLTGQLGVSRAVSFKSALVNFLALRWYERVRRVYRLRGSNRGVFRFGPVDIYAGDVFGFRRQHRYQETIDRLIVYPKVVPVEVLGLPAARPSGDFAATRRVLEDPLRFRGVREYQPGDSIRFVHWKATARLGQLQTRVFDPSASRVLMLVVDVQTAERPYSLVPEYLELLVTAAASLAADSLSAGYSVGLMANTGPVESSELIRIPAGRHPDQIAVLLEAMAQLTGFRLMPLPRLLSVIGADLPFGATVIVLTSRPSEETQEQLLALQDLGYAVTLLTVGEEPPDIAPQLETHHLGGAESWNELASLQLA; encoded by the coding sequence ATGATCGGAGCGTTCTGGTGGACGTTGCTGCTGCTGCTCTACCTCCTTAGCGCCGTCACCCGGGACGCTCGCCTGTTCCTCTTCGCCCTCATGCTGACGGCAGCTGCCTCCGTGTCGGCATTGTGGGCGCGCTACTCCCTCTCAGAGCTCCGCTATAGCCGGCGGTTCGCCCGCCGCCGACTGGAGTTCGGAGAGGAGACCGAGCTGACGCTGGACATCTACAACGCCAAGCCTCTCCCCCTGCCCTGGGTCCTTATCAGCGATCAGTACCCGGACGGCGTCGAGCTCCTTACCGGTCAGCTGGGGGTCAGCCGCGCCGTCAGCTTCAAAAGCGCCCTCGTCAACTTCCTGGCCTTGCGCTGGTATGAGAGAGTCCGGCGAGTGTACCGCCTGCGGGGCAGCAACCGAGGCGTCTTCCGCTTCGGGCCGGTGGACATCTACGCCGGCGACGTGTTCGGCTTTCGTCGCCAGCACCGGTACCAGGAGACCATTGACCGGCTCATCGTCTACCCCAAGGTGGTGCCAGTGGAGGTGCTGGGACTGCCCGCTGCCCGTCCTTCGGGCGACTTCGCCGCCACCAGGCGAGTGCTGGAAGACCCACTCCGCTTCCGGGGTGTGCGGGAGTACCAACCCGGCGACAGCATTCGCTTCGTCCACTGGAAGGCCACCGCCCGCTTGGGGCAGCTGCAGACGCGCGTCTTCGACCCCAGCGCCAGCCGGGTGCTCATGCTGGTGGTGGATGTCCAGACCGCCGAGCGGCCTTACAGCCTGGTGCCCGAGTACTTGGAGTTGCTCGTGACGGCGGCAGCCTCGCTGGCCGCGGATAGCCTGAGCGCCGGGTACTCCGTGGGGCTCATGGCCAACACCGGGCCGGTGGAGAGCAGCGAGCTCATCCGCATACCGGCCGGTCGGCATCCGGATCAGATCGCCGTGCTTCTGGAGGCCATGGCCCAGCTGACGGGCTTCCGCCTAATGCCGTTGCCCCGTCTGCTCTCCGTCATAGGCGCCGATCTGCCCTTCGGCGCCACCGTCATCGTGCTCACGTCGCGGCCCAGCGAGGAGACGCAAGAGCAGTTGCTCGCCCTCCAGGATCTGGGCTACGCCGTTACTCTGCTCACAGTGGGAGAGGAACCACCCGACATCGCCCCTCAGCTTGAGACCCACCACCTGGGCGGCGCCGAGAGTTGGAATGAACTGGCATCGCTTCAACTGGCTTGA
- a CDS encoding sugar phosphate isomerase/epimerase, whose amino-acid sequence METMLGFFNRPFLPLPLEEALDAILSTGTSHVGLLGKPGGGAYVEWNTPYSEIEDIHRQLDARGMRLHAVLARVHFDVDKDEAIRRYREFIDRAVASGAKHLLEMGAHKPETYDTYIEVMKAVSPYAHDRGVIIGIKPHGGISTSGEETADVVKRVGHPAFRAWYDPGNILYYKQLDPVAEARYFDGITVGVCVKDCIIGTDGKPSVSVTPGSGQVDFEAVFGILKEGGFSGGPCLIETLGPQDPEGAVQAGKLAIKYMSGVLERVGF is encoded by the coding sequence ATGGAAACCATGCTCGGCTTCTTCAACCGCCCGTTTCTTCCTCTTCCCTTGGAGGAAGCTCTCGACGCCATTCTGTCCACCGGCACCAGTCACGTGGGGCTGCTGGGCAAGCCCGGTGGGGGCGCCTACGTGGAATGGAACACCCCCTACTCCGAGATCGAAGATATCCACCGGCAGCTAGATGCTCGGGGCATGAGGCTGCACGCCGTGCTGGCCCGAGTACATTTCGATGTGGACAAGGACGAAGCCATCCGGCGCTATCGGGAGTTCATTGATCGAGCCGTGGCCAGCGGTGCCAAACACCTGCTGGAGATGGGTGCCCACAAGCCCGAGACCTACGACACCTACATCGAAGTGATGAAGGCCGTCAGCCCCTACGCTCATGACAGGGGCGTGATCATCGGGATCAAGCCGCACGGCGGCATCTCCACCTCGGGAGAGGAGACGGCCGACGTGGTCAAGAGAGTGGGACATCCTGCTTTCCGGGCGTGGTATGATCCCGGCAACATCCTATACTACAAGCAACTCGACCCGGTGGCTGAGGCGCGCTACTTCGACGGCATCACCGTAGGTGTGTGCGTCAAGGACTGCATCATCGGTACCGATGGCAAGCCGAGCGTCAGCGTCACCCCAGGATCGGGGCAAGTGGACTTCGAGGCCGTGTTCGGTATCCTCAAGGAGGGTGGTTTTTCCGGCGGCCCGTGCCTGATCGAGACGCTGGGTCCGCAGGACCCCGAGGGTGCCGTGCAGGCGGGCAAGCTGGCCATCAAGTACATGAGTGGCGTTCTGGAGCGGGTAGGGTTCTAG
- a CDS encoding DUF4129 domain-containing protein encodes MNWHRFNWLDYVLIPLLSASMRAAWMVPLVNALLASGFFVPRGLHLPFWLPLLLLVGGSTMAHALSARPVGRIIAGLAGLLAVFLVLLVVMPGPDAGLLDWLASLYRQATVWTADAPAVWVVFAVGAGLWMRAITVDWSEVEPLRRGFMTGVIALALMTLAGATRHSLGLGLINGIMEPVLVFLASGMGALALTDISRTVRQSLRAGGGMPSLGRFWYLVVVVVVAVVVLSGWAATFLVDPESVVSVVRWFSPVLRIITGVLAYIIVAFAYIIFRLLAPLIQWLNSLISEEAREELALPTPEPPESFEEFLSRPEEVAGVPPWIGTLVILLIVAVVVLLFVWLLRRRFVSSAEGVQETREVDWSLQLMRDQVSQWLARRRPQRRSQFVPLEPGEDPRVIIRQAYRRMLKLTAERGLNHRPWETPWTYGRSLSHRLPDIADSIEALTRAYNVARYSPLPPDEGTVERAREALGRIESWLFRYETPDSDGRRPSELGSPSPG; translated from the coding sequence ATGAACTGGCATCGCTTCAACTGGCTTGACTACGTCCTGATACCGCTGCTTTCGGCCTCCATGCGCGCGGCCTGGATGGTGCCCCTCGTCAATGCCTTGCTAGCGAGCGGCTTCTTTGTACCTCGCGGCCTCCATCTGCCCTTCTGGCTGCCTCTGCTGCTACTGGTCGGCGGCTCGACTATGGCTCACGCCCTATCGGCGCGGCCCGTGGGTCGGATCATTGCCGGGCTGGCAGGCTTGCTCGCCGTGTTCCTGGTGCTGCTGGTGGTCATGCCCGGCCCGGATGCGGGGCTTCTCGACTGGCTGGCGAGCCTCTACCGCCAGGCTACCGTCTGGACTGCAGACGCTCCCGCCGTTTGGGTGGTCTTCGCCGTAGGTGCCGGGCTATGGATGCGGGCCATCACCGTGGATTGGTCCGAGGTGGAGCCCTTGCGCCGGGGCTTCATGACCGGCGTGATCGCTCTGGCGCTGATGACGCTGGCCGGGGCCACCCGCCATAGCCTGGGTCTGGGGCTCATCAACGGGATCATGGAACCAGTGCTGGTGTTCCTTGCCTCCGGCATGGGCGCTCTCGCCCTCACCGACATCAGCCGCACCGTCCGCCAGAGTCTGCGCGCCGGCGGCGGCATGCCCTCACTGGGACGCTTCTGGTACCTGGTGGTAGTAGTGGTGGTGGCCGTAGTGGTGCTGTCCGGCTGGGCGGCCACCTTCCTGGTGGACCCGGAGTCGGTGGTGTCCGTGGTGCGCTGGTTCTCTCCCGTGCTCAGGATCATCACCGGCGTACTGGCTTACATCATCGTGGCCTTCGCCTACATCATCTTCCGGCTTCTGGCCCCCCTCATCCAATGGCTGAACAGCCTCATCTCCGAAGAGGCACGAGAGGAACTGGCCCTGCCCACCCCGGAGCCACCCGAGAGTTTCGAGGAGTTCCTCAGTCGCCCAGAAGAGGTTGCGGGTGTGCCGCCCTGGATAGGAACGCTGGTGATCCTGCTGATCGTGGCGGTAGTGGTGCTGCTCTTCGTGTGGCTACTAAGGCGCCGGTTCGTGAGCAGCGCCGAGGGAGTTCAGGAGACACGGGAGGTGGACTGGTCTCTGCAACTGATGCGAGACCAGGTATCGCAGTGGCTGGCACGACGCCGGCCTCAGCGCCGCTCGCAATTCGTCCCTCTGGAGCCCGGCGAGGACCCACGGGTGATCATACGGCAAGCTTACCGGCGAATGCTCAAGCTGACGGCCGAGCGAGGCCTGAACCACCGGCCCTGGGAGACACCGTGGACGTACGGAAGGTCGCTCTCCCACCGACTGCCCGACATCGCCGACTCCATTGAGGCCCTGACCCGCGCCTACAACGTAGCCCGCTACTCGCCCCTGCCCCCGGACGAAGGCACGGTGGAGCGGGCGCGGGAGGCCCTCGGTCGCATCGAGAGCTGGCTCTTCCGCTACGAGACGCCCGACTCGGACGGACGGCGCCCGTCGGAGCTGGGCAGCCCCAGCCCGGGGTAG
- a CDS encoding MoxR family ATPase, translating to MDVAPVQEAAARVRENVGRVIVGKESVVDLLLVSLLAQGHVLLEDVPGIGKTTLAKSLARSLGASFQRIQFTPDLLPSDVTGVNVYNQRSGEFEFRPGPVMSQLVLADEINRASPRTQSALLEVMQEGQVTVDGITRPVPRPFLVLATQNPIELEGTFPLPEAQIDRFLMRLELGYPNLEEERAIIRRFRTEDPYEDLEPVLSAQEVLELSRVCREVYLHPVVEDYLLELVRRTRQDETLALGASPRGSLALMRTSQALAALRGRDYVQPDDLQELAVPVLAHRLIPSMRTRLRGRAGREIVSEILAQVPVPVEEDWSAEVAG from the coding sequence GTGGACGTAGCACCGGTACAGGAGGCGGCGGCCCGGGTGCGAGAGAACGTAGGCCGGGTCATCGTGGGCAAGGAGTCGGTGGTGGACCTGCTTCTGGTGTCCCTCCTGGCCCAGGGTCACGTGCTCCTAGAGGACGTCCCTGGCATCGGCAAAACCACCCTAGCCAAGAGCCTGGCCCGCTCCCTGGGCGCTTCCTTCCAGCGTATCCAGTTCACCCCTGACCTTCTGCCCTCCGACGTCACCGGGGTGAACGTCTACAACCAGCGTTCCGGAGAGTTCGAGTTCCGCCCCGGCCCGGTCATGAGCCAATTGGTACTCGCCGATGAGATCAACCGGGCCTCCCCCCGCACTCAATCCGCCCTGCTTGAGGTGATGCAGGAGGGCCAGGTCACGGTGGACGGCATCACCCGCCCCGTGCCTCGCCCCTTCCTGGTGCTGGCCACCCAGAACCCCATCGAGCTGGAGGGCACTTTTCCCCTCCCGGAAGCCCAGATAGACCGGTTTCTGATGCGCCTGGAGCTGGGCTACCCGAACTTGGAGGAGGAGCGGGCCATCATTCGCCGGTTCCGCACCGAGGACCCCTACGAGGACCTGGAACCGGTGCTCTCGGCGCAGGAGGTCCTCGAACTGAGCCGCGTGTGCCGGGAGGTGTACCTGCACCCGGTGGTGGAGGACTACCTCCTCGAGCTGGTACGGCGCACCCGCCAGGACGAGACTCTGGCGCTCGGTGCCAGCCCCCGTGGGTCACTGGCCCTCATGCGCACCTCTCAGGCGCTGGCGGCTCTGCGCGGCCGGGACTACGTCCAGCCCGACGATCTCCAGGAACTGGCAGTGCCCGTGCTGGCTCACCGGCTCATCCCCAGCATGCGCACCCGCCTGCGAGGCCGGGCGGGGCGGGAAATCGTCTCTGAGATCCTCGCCCAGGTACCCGTTCCGGTCGAAGAGGACTGGTCCGCTGAGGTCGCCGGATGA